One region of Drosophila kikkawai strain 14028-0561.14 chromosome 2R, DkikHiC1v2, whole genome shotgun sequence genomic DNA includes:
- the LOC108082540 gene encoding zinc finger protein 33A produces the protein MRDACSSSEANGSCLGQEEQPPAASAGSEREAEANESHCTICGAVQTAALLDLRSNHEMHRRLSRDWKIHADVIRSTLRAICVDCVCKLNMHSEVTRSLMQRMQRLQRSGGGTTTVTTTTQMLSPPIADAEVSTTQENTAVMPSARSSRSSCSVLEVYLAQPTESVGDSGGEKHNAAAEGWKWRTRLECPECGRTYFRRDFYAQHVRRCCKRRPQPRPPRAKCRVRNEAGIDDDEEDDTPPRVRRSLRIFYCRHCDAEFESLVSQRQHERAKHLQRFPCDLCEAEFDTKYEWELHHTICQAKREALGILQLEEESGQAALPSRTRSQSRGCSVFWDKYDQEEDENGNDEEEDGDDEDMENAMYTRRMNFTGDWIVNHSRSNSNSAMNLSMMMYDEYGLGETHMTTDKEYDLYLLDLLITQVRLNAFTCFMPACGYQTDSLVALMKHDYLEHWKMSWFYCHKCGDVFTSKVFLDYHMHRQNRGLYICHKCRDEFEFQHQLDRHFLLHNKGINYHCNFCRLEFLSEAKLLAHCKRCGHSPNDEPKIRIDSSLTITNSSVVESHLNEQDLRLTRAYKEQELYIPRVKVPSLRPKPLPDHKPFRFAIGICEFDERNPPNCVGCH, from the exons ATGCGTGATGCTTGCAGCAGCAGTGAAGCAAATGGCAGTTGCCTTGGTCAGGAGGAGCAGCCGCCGGCAGCATCGGCGGGTTCCGAGCGAGAGGCCGAAGCCAACGAATCTCATTGCACCATTTGTGGGGCAGTGCAAACGGCGGCTCTCTTGGATCTACGCTCCAACCATGAGATGCACCGGCGTCTGAGCCGGGACTGGAAGATTCAT GCCGATGTAATCCGTTCCACCTTGCGGGCCATTTGCGTGGACTGCGTCTGCAAGCTGAATATGCACTCGGAGGTAACGCGCTCCCTCATGCAGCGCATGCAACGGCTGCAGCGCTCTGGCGGTGGAACAACCACCGTGACGACCACCACACAGATGCTAAGTCCACCCATCGCGGATGCCGAGGTGTCCACCACTCAGGAAAACACTGCCGTGATGCCAAGTGCACGCAGCTCACGCTCCTCCTGCTCCGTGCTGGAGGTTTACCTCGCCCAGCCCACCGAATCGGTAGGGGATTCCGGAGGAGAGAAACATAATGCAGCCGCTGAAGGTTGGAAGTGGCGCACGCGGCTGGAGTGTCCGGAATGCGGACGAACCTACTTTCGGCGAGATTTCTATGCCCAACACGTGCGACGTTGCTGCAAGCGAAGGCCACAGCCTCGGCCACCGCGTGCCAAGTGCCGGGTGCGCAATGAGGCGGGGatcgatgatgatgaggaaGACGACACTCCGCCCAGGGTGAGGCGTTCCTTGCGCATCTTCTATTGTCGCCATTGTGACGCAGAGTTCGAATCCCTGGTTAGTCAACGACAGCACGAGCGCGCTAAGCACCTCCAGCGCTTTCCCTGCGATTTGTGCGAGGCGGAGTTCGACACCAAGTACGAGTGGGAGCTGCATCATACCATTTGCCAGGCCAAGAGAGAG GCTCTGGGAATCctgcagctggaggaggagagcGGTCAGGCTGCCCTGCCCTCCAGGACACGTTCTCAGTCCCGCGGCTGCTCTGTTTTCTGGGACAAGTACGatcaggaggaggatgagaaTGGCAATGATGAAGAGGAGGAtggagatgatgaagatatggAGAATGCCATGTACACACGCCGCATGAATTTCACCGGAGATTGGATTGTAAATCACAGtagaagcaacagcaacagtgcCATGAATCTATCGATGATGATGTACGATGAATACGGATTGGGGGAGACGCACATGACCACCGACAAGGAGTACG ACCTTTACCTGCTGGATTTGCTGATAACCCAGGTGCGACTAAACGCCTTCACCTGCTTCATGCCCGCCTGCGGCTATCAGACGGACAGCTTGGTGGCTCTGATGAAGCACGACTACCTTGAGCACTGGAAGATGAGCTGGTTTTACTGCCACAAGTGCGGGGATGTCTTCACCAGCAA GGTCTTCCTGGACTATCATATGCATCGCCAGAACCGCGGCCTCTACATCTGCCACAAATGCCGCGATGAATTCGAATTCCAGCACCAACTGGACCGCCACTTTCTGCTCCACAACAAGGGCATTAATTACCATTGCAATTTCTGTCGCCTGGAGTTCCTCAGCGAGGCGAAGCTGCTGGCCCATTGCAAGCGCTGCGGTCACAGTCCCAACGATGAGCCAAAAATCCGCATTGATAGCTCTCTAACCATCACCAATAGTTCCGTGGTGGAGTCTCATCTCAACGAACAGGATCTACGGCTAACTAGGGCATACAAGGAGCAAGAGTTGTATATACCCAGGGTCAAGGTGCCGTCTTTGCGACCGAAGCCATTGCCAGATCACAAACCCTTTCGCTTTGCCATTGGTATTTGTGAGTTTGATGAACGAAATCCTCCCAACTGCGTGGGTTGTCACTAA